Proteins encoded within one genomic window of Saccharopolyspora pogona:
- a CDS encoding IS630 family transposase, protein MIAGVRDARRLSPEAQEDLRRRVVAAVHGGMSQVEAARVFAVAPQSVSRWVQAWRKRGSKGLTGRRRGRKPGEQKALSARRQRKLRYAVAEHTPATFGLTGLVWTRKTVAELIRVRHGIVLNLRTVGNYLRSWGLSPQKPIRKAYEQDPESVRRWLEEDYLAIAARARREGALILWLDQTGIRSDATVARTWAPAGQTPAVGKTGKRFSVNAMCAIGNKGELYFTVYTGSFNGKVFLSFLDRLTRHLDRKVHLIVDGHPVHRRKTIQQWITKHAEAIAMHFLPGYSPELNPDELLNADLKRTVSTSTAPKTRAELKQAVRSFLHRLQKLPDRVRSYFGKPEVRYAA, encoded by the coding sequence ATGATCGCTGGTGTGCGGGACGCGCGGAGGTTGTCGCCTGAGGCGCAGGAGGATTTGCGGCGCAGGGTGGTCGCTGCTGTTCATGGTGGGATGAGTCAGGTCGAGGCGGCCCGGGTGTTCGCGGTGGCCCCGCAGTCGGTGTCCAGATGGGTGCAGGCGTGGCGGAAACGTGGCTCGAAGGGTCTCACCGGGCGTCGCCGGGGTCGCAAGCCCGGCGAGCAGAAAGCGTTGAGTGCCCGCCGGCAGCGCAAGCTGCGGTATGCGGTGGCCGAGCACACCCCGGCCACGTTCGGGCTGACCGGCCTGGTGTGGACCCGCAAGACAGTGGCCGAGCTGATCCGGGTGCGCCACGGCATCGTGTTGAACCTGCGCACCGTCGGCAACTACCTGCGTTCCTGGGGATTGTCGCCGCAGAAACCGATCCGCAAGGCCTACGAACAGGACCCCGAGTCCGTACGCCGATGGCTGGAGGAGGACTACCTGGCCATCGCCGCCCGCGCCCGCCGCGAGGGCGCACTGATCCTGTGGCTGGACCAGACCGGGATCCGCTCCGACGCCACCGTAGCCCGCACCTGGGCACCGGCGGGCCAGACACCGGCGGTGGGCAAAACGGGCAAACGATTCAGCGTGAACGCGATGTGCGCGATCGGGAACAAAGGCGAGCTGTACTTCACCGTCTACACCGGCTCGTTCAACGGCAAGGTGTTCCTGTCGTTCCTGGACCGGCTGACCCGCCATCTGGACCGCAAGGTCCACCTGATCGTTGACGGACACCCCGTCCACCGCCGCAAGACTATCCAGCAATGGATCACCAAGCACGCTGAGGCGATCGCGATGCACTTCCTGCCGGGATACAGCCCCGAACTCAACCCCGACGAGCTACTCAATGCCGACCTCAAACGCACCGTTTCCACCAGCACAGCCCCCAAAACCCGCGCCGAGTTAAAACAAGCGGTCCGCTCCTTCCTCCACCGGCTCCAGAAGCTGCCCGACCGAGTTCGCTCCTACTTCGGCAAACCCGAAGTTCGCTACGCCGCCTAA
- a CDS encoding IS3 family transposase — translation MTHRYRFISAHRAVYGVKRLCRVLEVARSGFYAWLERGPARQTRAAEEAELVEAIREVHGDSHGAYGSPRVTAELRSSGRSVNHKRVERLMRQQEIVGCHQRKRKRTTVADPAAPPAPDLVGRDFTASELDQRWCGDITYLPIADGDYLYLATVIDICSRRLIGWSIADHLRADLVCTPWTPPCVPGAARWAT, via the coding sequence ATGACTCACCGCTACCGGTTCATCTCCGCCCACCGTGCCGTCTACGGCGTCAAGCGGTTATGTCGCGTACTCGAGGTGGCCCGCTCGGGCTTTTATGCCTGGCTGGAGCGTGGGCCCGCCCGCCAGACCAGGGCCGCCGAAGAGGCCGAGCTGGTGGAGGCCATCCGTGAGGTCCACGGCGATTCCCACGGCGCCTATGGGTCGCCCCGGGTGACCGCCGAACTCCGCTCGAGCGGGCGGTCGGTGAACCACAAACGCGTGGAACGGTTGATGCGCCAGCAGGAGATCGTGGGATGTCACCAGCGCAAACGCAAACGCACCACGGTGGCGGACCCGGCCGCGCCACCGGCACCGGACCTGGTGGGTCGCGACTTCACCGCCTCCGAGCTGGATCAGCGGTGGTGTGGGGACATCACCTACCTGCCCATCGCCGACGGCGATTACTTGTATCTAGCGACCGTGATCGACATCTGCTCGCGCAGGCTCATCGGGTGGTCGATCGCCGACCATCTGCGCGCCGATTTGGTGTGTACGCCCTGGACGCCGCCGTGCGTGCCCGGGGCGGCGAGGTGGGCGACGTGA
- a CDS encoding DUF4158 domain-containing protein, giving the protein MPDDVAGAPVAAVSRVAMQLGVPISELVGYGAREQTRTEHLRLVAARLGWRTADAAEWKELEEFPLARAVEHDAPSVLFRLACEYLASAQVIRPGVITLMERIATVRQLAVAEVYTRVEHLLTEHRRTEMDGLLVVEPGMTTSRLAWLHRGATSASPLSIRAELDKLRYLRDLDAHALDLSTLPGARRRRLAGIGRRATNQALARRDVDKRYPVLLATLAECAVEVLDEVVQMFDQAISGTENRARRKLDELLAQRARASEDRLSLLEEILTVATDPDVPDVEVGMRLRSGIGLDRMRAARRDPKDRLQRDHGHLALIDASFTYLREFVPHVISTLRFEASVEAKPLAAAVDVLRELYARGGRKVPEGGADGVRADPLARLPRPGRQGRECHGVPALLGAVHAAGAAGRAAFR; this is encoded by the coding sequence GTGCCCGACGACGTTGCCGGGGCGCCGGTTGCGGCGGTGAGCCGGGTGGCGATGCAGCTCGGGGTGCCGATCTCGGAGCTGGTCGGCTACGGGGCGCGGGAGCAGACCCGGACCGAGCACTTACGGCTGGTCGCGGCCCGGTTGGGTTGGCGCACGGCGGATGCGGCGGAGTGGAAGGAGTTGGAGGAGTTCCCGCTGGCGCGGGCTGTCGAGCATGACGCGCCGAGCGTGTTATTCCGGCTGGCCTGCGAGTATCTGGCCTCTGCGCAGGTGATCCGTCCCGGGGTGATCACGCTGATGGAGCGCATCGCCACGGTGCGCCAGCTGGCGGTGGCCGAGGTCTACACCCGCGTCGAGCACCTACTCACCGAACACCGCCGGACCGAGATGGACGGGCTGCTGGTGGTCGAGCCTGGGATGACGACCTCGCGGTTGGCGTGGCTGCACCGCGGGGCGACCAGCGCGTCGCCGCTGTCGATCCGCGCAGAGCTGGACAAGCTGCGCTACCTGCGTGATCTCGACGCGCACGCCCTGGACCTGTCGACGCTTCCCGGTGCACGGCGCCGGCGGCTGGCCGGGATCGGCCGCCGCGCCACCAACCAGGCGCTGGCCCGCCGTGACGTCGACAAGCGCTACCCGGTGCTGCTGGCCACGCTCGCCGAGTGCGCGGTGGAGGTCCTCGATGAGGTGGTGCAGATGTTTGACCAGGCCATTTCCGGTACCGAGAACCGCGCGCGGCGCAAGCTCGACGAGTTGCTCGCGCAGCGGGCGCGGGCTTCGGAGGACCGGCTGAGCCTGCTGGAGGAGATCCTGACGGTGGCCACCGACCCGGACGTGCCCGATGTCGAGGTCGGTATGAGGCTGCGCTCGGGGATCGGGCTGGACCGGATGCGGGCGGCCCGCCGTGATCCGAAGGATCGGTTGCAGCGCGACCATGGGCACCTGGCGCTGATCGACGCGAGTTTCACCTACCTGCGCGAGTTCGTCCCGCACGTGATCTCCACGCTGCGTTTCGAGGCGTCGGTGGAGGCCAAACCCCTGGCCGCTGCGGTGGATGTGCTGCGGGAGCTGTATGCCCGAGGTGGGCGCAAGGTACCGGAGGGGGGCGCCGACGGAGTTCGTGCCGACCCGCTGGCGCGGCTACCTCGACCAGGCCGCCAAGGCCGGGAATGCCACGGCGTACCGGCATTACTGGGAGCTGTGCACGCTGCTGGGGCTGCGGGACGCGCTGCGTTCCGGTGA
- a CDS encoding AMP-binding protein, with amino-acid sequence MTSDTRPTIEGWLAEYDARDADVAWLLCDRHDPNAVAFTFVDADLRTHDLTFGELAERSRRLATVLADHELRRGSRVPVLMGKRPELIVTLVAIWRLGAVHVPLFTAFATGAVQLRVEAAGAELVITDPAQRAKVDPIPGITALDVDQLERAAADREPHTGRETVGGDGTFLQLYTSGTTGRPKGVPVPVRAIAGFRSYMHFAMDVTADDVHWNAADPGWAYGLYYGIVTPLAAARRNLLVDAGFTPELTTEVLRRQAVTNFAGAPTMYRAIGRSGLVEGVRLRRACSAGEPLTPDIVRWARETLDVEIRDHYGQTELGMVIGNCAHENVARPLKDASMGQQLPGIVADVVDGRIAVSTKSPLFWFTGYRGEPERTDERFTGDGAWYLTGDTGRVDEDGYFFFTARDDDVILAAGYRIGPFDVESVLITHPAVADVAVVGQKDPDGVRGEIVVAYAVLLEGAEPGDDLVRELQAHVRERYSAHAYPRLIRFVDALPKTPSGKVQRFKLRELHAD; translated from the coding sequence TTGACCAGCGACACCCGTCCAACCATCGAAGGTTGGCTCGCCGAGTACGACGCACGGGACGCCGACGTCGCGTGGCTGCTGTGCGACCGGCACGACCCGAATGCGGTCGCCTTCACCTTCGTCGACGCCGACCTGCGGACGCACGACCTGACCTTCGGTGAGCTCGCCGAGCGTTCCCGCCGACTCGCCACCGTGCTCGCCGACCACGAATTGCGGCGCGGCAGCAGAGTGCCGGTGCTCATGGGAAAACGACCGGAACTCATCGTCACGCTCGTGGCGATCTGGCGCCTCGGTGCGGTCCACGTGCCGCTGTTCACCGCGTTCGCCACCGGAGCCGTCCAGCTGCGCGTCGAGGCGGCCGGCGCCGAGCTCGTGATCACCGACCCCGCGCAGCGTGCCAAGGTCGACCCGATTCCCGGGATCACGGCACTCGACGTCGACCAGTTGGAGCGGGCCGCTGCCGACCGTGAACCCCACACCGGGCGGGAGACGGTTGGCGGCGACGGCACATTCCTGCAGCTCTACACCAGCGGCACGACGGGGCGGCCGAAGGGCGTTCCGGTGCCGGTACGGGCGATAGCCGGGTTCCGGTCGTACATGCACTTCGCCATGGACGTCACGGCGGACGACGTGCACTGGAACGCGGCCGACCCCGGGTGGGCCTACGGCCTCTACTACGGCATCGTCACACCACTGGCCGCGGCCCGGCGCAACCTGCTGGTGGACGCCGGATTCACCCCCGAGCTCACCACGGAGGTCCTGCGACGGCAGGCGGTGACCAACTTCGCCGGTGCACCCACCATGTACCGGGCCATCGGCCGCAGCGGCCTCGTCGAGGGCGTGCGGCTGCGGCGTGCGTGTTCGGCGGGAGAGCCACTGACACCTGACATCGTGCGGTGGGCGCGCGAGACCCTCGACGTCGAGATCCGCGACCACTACGGGCAGACCGAACTGGGCATGGTCATCGGCAACTGCGCGCACGAGAACGTGGCACGTCCGCTCAAGGACGCGTCGATGGGACAGCAGCTGCCGGGCATCGTCGCCGACGTCGTCGACGGACGGATCGCGGTGTCGACCAAGAGTCCGCTGTTCTGGTTCACCGGGTACCGGGGAGAGCCCGAGCGCACCGACGAGCGCTTCACCGGGGACGGCGCCTGGTACCTCACCGGCGACACCGGACGTGTCGATGAGGACGGCTACTTCTTCTTCACCGCACGGGACGACGACGTCATCCTGGCCGCCGGATACCGGATTGGACCGTTCGACGTGGAGAGCGTGCTGATCACCCACCCCGCTGTCGCCGACGTCGCCGTGGTGGGGCAGAAGGACCCGGACGGTGTGCGCGGCGAAATCGTGGTGGCCTATGCCGTTCTCCTCGAAGGTGCCGAGCCCGGAGACGACCTCGTTCGGGAGCTTCAGGCGCACGTGCGCGAGCGTTACTCGGCCCATGCCTACCCCCGACTGATCCGGTTCGTCGACGCGCTCCCCAAGACACCCAGCGGGAAGGTGCAGCGGTTCAAACTGCGCGAGCTTCACGCTGACTGA
- a CDS encoding DUF6262 family protein, translated as MTKTNTLNRVERACTQLIHDGHAVTFTAIAARTGLGRTTLYRNPTLRAVIEHHRHQTSTNGTLTGFTDEIATLRTALDALATRVRHHEEQLRRLTARND; from the coding sequence ATGACCAAAACCAACACTCTCAACCGCGTCGAACGCGCCTGCACACAACTCATCCACGACGGCCACGCCGTCACCTTCACGGCCATTGCTGCTCGCACCGGACTGGGCCGCACCACCCTCTACCGCAACCCCACCCTCCGCGCCGTCATCGAACACCACCGACACCAGACCAGCACTAACGGCACCCTCACCGGCTTCACCGACGAGATCGCCACCCTCCGCACCGCACTCGACGCCCTCGCCACCCGAGTACGCCACCACGAAGAACAACTCCGACGCCTCACAGCCAGAAACGACTGA
- a CDS encoding tyrosine-type recombinase/integrase: MNTEAGIRLEEHDGGWALAGPAASGFGLVDEYLAHLADRNYSPKTVRAYGYDLLAFCRWLVAEEQPLPEVTTEVLLRFLRACREATVPGRPGPNVITLSGRRMDQYAVTTINRRLAAISGLFGFAAMRDPDMKNPVPKGKEARWRVAGERSGMLAHTVRRPKNRSSLRLREPRRLPTALSQSDAAELLASFHTWRDRAIAGLMLYCGLRSAEVLGLNIADVDIGGRWLQVLGKGQRERRVPLDPDVGSVIQVYLLAERPESGSPRLFLVAKGPNRGQPLTAAGLRTIFRYHRGITGIVGGHPHALRHTFGTALAEAGVDLAVMQALLGHAHVDTTARYIHLAPAHVKAEFDAARDRLRSQSQQ; this comes from the coding sequence ATGAACACCGAGGCCGGTATTCGGCTTGAGGAACACGACGGTGGCTGGGCGTTGGCCGGGCCGGCCGCGTCGGGGTTTGGGTTGGTGGATGAGTACTTGGCTCATCTGGCCGATCGGAACTACTCACCGAAGACCGTGCGGGCCTATGGTTACGACCTTTTGGCGTTCTGCCGGTGGCTCGTTGCCGAGGAGCAGCCGTTGCCGGAGGTGACCACCGAGGTGCTGTTGCGGTTCTTGCGTGCCTGCCGTGAGGCGACGGTTCCGGGCCGGCCGGGGCCGAACGTGATCACGTTGTCGGGGCGTCGGATGGATCAGTACGCCGTCACGACGATCAATCGTCGGTTGGCGGCGATCTCGGGTTTGTTCGGGTTCGCGGCGATGCGGGACCCGGACATGAAAAATCCTGTCCCCAAGGGCAAGGAGGCCCGCTGGCGGGTAGCGGGTGAGCGCAGCGGGATGCTCGCACATACCGTTCGTCGGCCGAAGAACCGCTCGTCGCTGCGGCTTCGGGAGCCCCGCCGCCTGCCCACGGCGCTGTCGCAGTCCGATGCGGCGGAGCTGTTGGCGAGCTTCCACACATGGCGGGACAGGGCGATCGCGGGCTTGATGCTGTATTGCGGGCTGCGCTCCGCCGAAGTGCTGGGCCTGAACATCGCCGATGTCGATATCGGCGGCCGATGGCTGCAGGTGCTCGGTAAGGGCCAGCGGGAACGCCGCGTCCCGCTGGACCCTGATGTCGGCTCGGTCATCCAGGTGTATTTGCTGGCCGAGCGGCCGGAATCCGGCAGTCCTCGCCTGTTTCTCGTGGCCAAGGGACCGAACCGGGGCCAGCCGTTGACCGCGGCCGGGCTGCGCACGATCTTCCGCTATCACCGTGGAATCACCGGCATCGTCGGAGGACATCCCCACGCGCTGCGACACACCTTCGGCACCGCCCTGGCCGAAGCGGGGGTTGATCTCGCGGTGATGCAAGCCCTGCTCGGCCACGCTCATGTCGACACCACCGCCCGCTACATCCATCTGGCTCCGGCCCACGTGAAAGCAGAATTCGATGCCGCTCGCGATCGCCTCCGCTCCCAATCCCAGCAATGA
- a CDS encoding SDR family NAD(P)-dependent oxidoreductase, protein MRIDPTTAAVVTGGASGLGEATVRRLYREGASVVIADLPCSSGQSLADALGERAVFVPADVREEAGVSRALDAAEEFGGLRVVITCAGIATPGRILGSGGPLSLDEFKQVLDINLVGTVNVLRLAAARMSANEPVDGDRGAVIMTSSISAYDGQIGQAAYAASKGGIAALTLSAARDLAEHGIRVNTIAPGIFATPLMLGLPDKARKTLEQRVPHPPRLGTPEEFASLAAHIIDNQMINGEVIRLDGALRMPPK, encoded by the coding sequence ATGCGCATTGATCCGACAACGGCGGCTGTGGTGACTGGAGGTGCTTCTGGTCTCGGCGAAGCGACCGTGCGGCGCCTGTACCGCGAAGGCGCTTCGGTCGTCATCGCCGACCTGCCCTGCTCCTCAGGTCAGTCGCTAGCTGACGCCCTCGGAGAACGCGCGGTTTTCGTGCCCGCCGATGTTCGAGAAGAAGCGGGAGTGTCACGTGCACTCGATGCCGCTGAGGAATTCGGCGGGCTGCGAGTGGTCATCACGTGCGCCGGGATCGCGACACCGGGGCGGATCCTGGGAAGCGGCGGCCCGCTCTCGCTCGACGAGTTCAAACAGGTGCTGGACATCAACCTCGTCGGCACGGTCAACGTGCTCAGACTCGCCGCCGCGCGGATGTCCGCGAACGAACCGGTCGACGGCGACCGAGGCGCCGTGATCATGACCTCCTCGATCTCCGCCTACGACGGCCAGATCGGCCAAGCCGCTTATGCCGCCAGCAAAGGCGGTATCGCCGCGCTGACGCTCAGCGCCGCGCGTGACCTGGCCGAACACGGGATCCGCGTGAACACCATCGCCCCGGGCATCTTCGCCACACCCCTCATGCTCGGCCTTCCCGACAAAGCACGGAAAACCCTCGAACAGCGCGTACCCCATCCGCCCCGGCTCGGCACACCGGAAGAGTTCGCCTCGCTCGCCGCACACATCATCGACAACCAGATGATCAACGGCGAGGTAATCCGCCTCGACGGCGCCCTACGAATGCCACCGAAGTGA
- a CDS encoding transposase — protein MGRPSKYSDEFKRDAVELVFSTGRPINQVARELGLSHETLRNWVRAAKQQAEVGDGAEAEAADKDAELARLRKRVAELETEKEILRKAAAYFAQEMDR, from the coding sequence TTGGGACGGCCATCGAAGTACAGCGACGAGTTCAAGCGTGATGCGGTGGAGCTGGTGTTTTCCACCGGTCGTCCGATCAACCAGGTCGCCCGCGAGCTGGGCTTGAGTCATGAGACGTTGCGGAATTGGGTGCGTGCGGCCAAGCAGCAGGCCGAGGTCGGCGACGGCGCGGAGGCAGAGGCTGCCGATAAGGATGCTGAGCTGGCCCGCTTGCGGAAGCGGGTCGCGGAGTTGGAGACCGAGAAGGAGATCCTGCGTAAGGCAGCCGCCTATTTCGCGCAGGAGATGGATCGATGA
- a CDS encoding tyrosine-type recombinase/integrase — MLDDDGEPIEVVSGFLRFLAARNLSPNTLVSYAYDLRHLWRFFAERGLSWDRFGPPDAIPLLEYLRCVPSRRPRQRMTLTVATLDAGGPATKLAGTTVNRVLAAVSSFYEYLILAGRLDQANPIEKRPDPALARVSERHRPFMGRASRQRPVRRAVRVKTVQQVPRPLGEHQVEALLAQLRSVRDKAIVLLMLQGGLRPGEVLGLRLEDVAYGRRRVVVRHRDDHPKGARSKSRYERVVDLHEPEALAAVSAYVMGERPDDAETSVVFLVGGQGKRRLEVLSYDGLVRMFSRACTRAGIREPWVTPHALRHTHATRMWEGGMRELTLQKRLGHASPESTRIYTRVSDPAVVADYNQALGNQRNDTGETR; from the coding sequence TTGCTCGATGATGACGGCGAGCCCATCGAAGTCGTCTCGGGGTTCCTGCGCTTCCTGGCGGCGCGGAACCTCTCGCCGAACACGCTGGTCTCCTACGCGTACGACCTGCGGCACCTGTGGCGGTTCTTCGCCGAGCGGGGCTTGAGCTGGGACAGGTTCGGCCCGCCGGACGCTATCCCGCTGCTGGAGTACCTGCGTTGCGTTCCGTCCCGCCGCCCCCGGCAGCGTATGACGCTCACGGTGGCCACCCTCGACGCGGGCGGCCCGGCGACGAAGCTGGCCGGGACCACGGTGAACCGCGTTCTGGCGGCCGTGTCGTCGTTCTACGAGTACTTGATCCTGGCCGGGCGGTTGGACCAGGCGAACCCGATCGAGAAGCGCCCCGACCCGGCGCTGGCCCGCGTGTCGGAGCGGCACAGGCCGTTCATGGGTCGTGCCAGCCGCCAGCGGCCCGTTCGCCGGGCGGTGCGAGTCAAGACCGTGCAGCAGGTACCGCGTCCCCTGGGCGAGCACCAGGTCGAGGCGCTGTTGGCGCAGCTGCGGTCTGTTCGCGACAAGGCGATAGTGCTGCTGATGCTCCAAGGCGGCCTGCGGCCCGGCGAGGTGCTCGGGCTGCGCCTGGAGGACGTGGCCTACGGCCGTCGGCGCGTGGTTGTCCGCCACCGCGACGACCATCCGAAAGGCGCGCGGTCGAAGTCCCGCTATGAGCGGGTCGTCGACCTGCACGAGCCCGAGGCTTTGGCCGCGGTGAGTGCCTATGTGATGGGCGAGCGCCCTGACGACGCCGAGACGTCCGTGGTGTTTCTCGTTGGCGGCCAAGGGAAACGGCGGCTCGAGGTACTCAGCTACGACGGCCTGGTCCGGATGTTCAGCCGCGCCTGCACTCGGGCTGGAATCCGCGAGCCTTGGGTGACTCCGCACGCCTTGAGGCACACGCACGCCACGCGCATGTGGGAAGGCGGGATGCGGGAGCTGACCTTGCAGAAGCGATTGGGTCACGCCTCGCCGGAGTCGACCCGGATCTACACCCGAGTCTCGGATCCGGCGGTCGTGGCCGACTACAACCAAGCCTTGGGCAACCAGCGCAACGACACGGGAGAGACTCGGTGA
- a CDS encoding tyrosine-type recombinase/integrase, protein MPLAIASAPNPSNDLHIAYLDYLQQTGRGNAAYSWAARVFFGRWPDPRGWVAESLETRLSAGSSTRPIITFLMLHRVLQPGYDYLLERKLSSIWREIKDSPLRPDLDRFMTAAAELGFTERVRFATGSQVPVRLLIQTGRSLDRITVADLDEFRAACQERETRTGKGHKHYLAAASNAQRVLFHLGIVDELPRSGGPVPFTQRLSGLQPPIRETMIAYLERKRATCQPKTVSAIATRLKHFGVFLADIDPELGSIAELDRRKHIEPYLTSLVDAISAKNNELITVADRSRRVLTLMGFLTDITEWGWPQAPPRKLMFRDDVPKLPHTLPRYLPVDIDRRLTEVLTEGPGNELAATALRLQRACGLRIGEVLDLELDCVHEVPDHGHWLKIPLGKLETERMIPIDDDILDLIDHITAIRSHGRPMPHPRYRRPAQFLFTHHGRRLSQSAVRHELNRAAQAAGLDHLTPHQLRHTYATALVNAGVSLQALMALLGHVSAEMSLRYGRLFDTTVRAEYERGLDLAKQQARTSTTGRIGLPLADITGGADWKDTPLLKSRLAGGFCLRAPAQDACPYANICEHCPSFHTEASSLPILAAQRVDAEALARDAEQRGWITEAQRHQRLIARLDTLINEAQAG, encoded by the coding sequence ATGCCGCTCGCGATCGCCTCCGCTCCCAATCCCAGCAATGATCTGCACATCGCCTATCTGGACTATCTTCAGCAGACAGGACGGGGAAACGCTGCCTACTCGTGGGCGGCTCGGGTGTTCTTCGGGCGCTGGCCGGACCCGCGAGGGTGGGTGGCCGAGTCGTTGGAGACTCGCTTGTCGGCTGGGAGCTCGACTCGGCCGATCATCACGTTCCTGATGCTGCACCGGGTGCTGCAACCGGGCTATGACTATCTGCTGGAACGCAAACTCTCCAGCATCTGGCGGGAAATCAAAGACTCACCGCTGAGACCAGACCTCGATCGGTTCATGACCGCGGCCGCCGAGCTCGGGTTCACCGAACGGGTCCGGTTCGCCACCGGCTCCCAAGTGCCGGTCCGGCTGCTCATCCAGACTGGACGGTCGCTGGACCGGATCACCGTGGCCGATCTGGACGAGTTCCGGGCTGCGTGTCAGGAGCGCGAGACGCGAACTGGCAAGGGCCACAAGCACTATCTGGCGGCGGCCAGTAACGCCCAGCGCGTGCTGTTTCACCTGGGAATCGTCGATGAGCTGCCACGCTCGGGCGGCCCGGTCCCGTTCACGCAAAGGCTTTCCGGCCTACAGCCACCGATCCGCGAGACGATGATCGCCTATTTGGAACGCAAACGGGCAACCTGCCAACCGAAAACGGTGTCGGCGATCGCAACCCGGCTCAAACACTTCGGAGTGTTCCTGGCCGACATCGACCCCGAACTCGGGTCCATCGCCGAGCTCGATCGCCGCAAACACATCGAGCCCTACCTGACGTCGCTGGTCGACGCGATCAGCGCGAAGAACAATGAGCTCATCACCGTCGCGGACCGGTCCCGGCGAGTGCTCACACTGATGGGCTTTCTGACCGACATCACCGAGTGGGGCTGGCCGCAAGCACCACCCCGCAAGCTGATGTTCCGCGACGATGTCCCCAAACTCCCGCATACCCTGCCCCGCTATCTACCAGTCGACATCGACCGACGACTCACCGAGGTGCTCACCGAAGGGCCCGGCAACGAACTGGCCGCAACAGCCCTGCGACTGCAACGCGCCTGCGGGCTGCGCATCGGAGAGGTCCTCGACCTCGAACTCGACTGCGTCCACGAAGTCCCCGACCACGGCCACTGGCTGAAAATCCCGCTCGGCAAACTGGAAACAGAGCGGATGATCCCCATCGATGACGACATCCTCGACCTGATCGACCACATCACCGCCATCCGCTCCCACGGACGACCCATGCCGCACCCCCGCTACCGGCGTCCCGCCCAGTTCCTGTTCACCCACCACGGCCGGCGACTGTCCCAAAGCGCAGTCCGTCACGAACTCAACCGCGCTGCTCAGGCCGCGGGACTTGACCACCTCACCCCGCACCAGCTCCGCCACACCTACGCCACCGCCCTGGTCAACGCCGGGGTCTCACTCCAAGCACTGATGGCGCTGCTGGGCCATGTTTCCGCCGAAATGAGCCTGCGCTACGGGCGACTGTTCGATACCACCGTCCGAGCCGAATACGAACGAGGCCTCGACCTCGCCAAACAACAGGCCCGCACCTCCACCACCGGCAGGATCGGCCTGCCACTGGCCGACATCACCGGCGGAGCCGACTGGAAAGACACCCCACTGCTCAAATCCCGCCTCGCCGGCGGATTCTGCCTGCGCGCACCCGCCCAAGACGCCTGCCCCTACGCCAACATCTGCGAGCACTGCCCCAGCTTCCACACCGAAGCCAGCTCGCTGCCCATCCTCGCAGCCCAGCGCGTCGACGCCGAAGCACTGGCCCGCGACGCCGAACAACGCGGCTGGATCACCGAAGCCCAACGACACCAACGACTCATCGCCCGACTCGACACCCTGATCAACGAGGCCCAAGCAGGATGA